From the Aphelocoma coerulescens isolate FSJ_1873_10779 chromosome 10, UR_Acoe_1.0, whole genome shotgun sequence genome, one window contains:
- the AEN gene encoding apoptosis-enhancing nuclease isoform X2: protein MPPGKGQMTPLLPAPKVSAPTLQGTHGPTAGGCAQAPKGPSSPQGRSKKKSRKHQRFMERRALLEQKGLLSPRGRLGSQSPEAGLEALTKANGTTAPRCDKVPKPKRIVSASPSPSASPDSIARHHSVLLSQGNGSSKRVRMSSLVLRPGKYVAIDCEMVGTGPQGRLSELARCSVVNYEGDVIYDKYVQPELPIVDYRTRWSGITKQHMKNAIPFKTAQAEILKILKDKIVVGHAIHNDFQALKYFHPKDRTRDTSQIPALKKRAGLPVRANVSLKNLARHLLHKKIQVGCRGHSSVEDAQTAMELYRLVEVQWEKELAHSLPPRPPSPVTDPTADSSQYLDDQYWPTDLMASGL from the exons ATGCCACCAGGCAAAGGGCAGATGACCCCGCTGCTGCCCGCCCCGAAGGTCTCCGCGCCCACCCTGCAGGGCACCCATGGCCCCACCGCGGGGGGCTGCGCTCAGGCCCCGAAGGGTCCCAGCTCGCCGCAGGGTCGCAGCAAGAAGAAGAGCCGTAAGCACCAGCGGTTCAtggagcgccgggcgctgctggagcagaaggGGCTGCTGAGCCCCCGTGGGCGCCTGGGCAGTCAGAGCCCCGAGGCGGGGCTGGAGGCACTCACCAAGGCAAATGGCACCACGGCACCGCGCTGTGACAAGGTCCCCAAGCCCAAACGGATCGTATCTGCATCCCCGTCTCCATCTGCCTCTCCGGACAGCATAGCCAGGCACCACTCCGTGCTGCTGTCGCAGGGGAATGGCAGCTCCAAGAGGGTGCGGATGTCCTCCCTAGTCCTGCGCCCGGGCAAGTACGTGGCCATCGACTGTGAGATGGTGGGCACCGGTCCTCAGGGCAGGCTGAGTGAGCTGGCACGTTGTTCTGTGGTGAACTACGAGGGGGATGTCATCTATGACAAATATGTCCAGCCCGAGCTCCCCATCGTGGACTACCGGACGCGCTGGAGTGGCATCACCAAGCAGCACATGAAGAATGCAATTCCCTTCAAGACTGCCCAGGCAGAg ATCCTGAAGATCTTGAAAGACAAGATTGTGGTAGGACACGCCATCCACAATGACTTCCAAGCCCTGAAGTACTTCCACCCGAAAGACAGGACTCGAGACACCAGCCAGATCCCTGCCCTGAAGAAGAGGGCAGGGTTGCCCGTCAGAGCCAATGTCTCCCTCAAGAACTTGGCCAGGCACCTGCTCCATAAAAAGATCCAG GTTGGCTGCAGAGGACACTCATCAGTGGAGGACGCTCAGACAGCCATGGAGCTGTACAGACTGGTGGAGGTGCAGTGGGAGAAGGAGCTGGCCCACAGCCTGCCCCCTCGGCCCCCCAGCCCTGTCACAGACCCCACTGCAGACAGCAGCCAGTACCTGGATGACCAGTACTGGCCCACAGACCTGATGGCAAGCGGCCTGTGA
- the AEN gene encoding apoptosis-enhancing nuclease isoform X1 — translation MCARPLPGRTRVSRAGSAGMPPGKGQMTPLLPAPKVSAPTLQGTHGPTAGGCAQAPKGPSSPQGRSKKKSRKHQRFMERRALLEQKGLLSPRGRLGSQSPEAGLEALTKANGTTAPRCDKVPKPKRIVSASPSPSASPDSIARHHSVLLSQGNGSSKRVRMSSLVLRPGKYVAIDCEMVGTGPQGRLSELARCSVVNYEGDVIYDKYVQPELPIVDYRTRWSGITKQHMKNAIPFKTAQAEILKILKDKIVVGHAIHNDFQALKYFHPKDRTRDTSQIPALKKRAGLPVRANVSLKNLARHLLHKKIQVGCRGHSSVEDAQTAMELYRLVEVQWEKELAHSLPPRPPSPVTDPTADSSQYLDDQYWPTDLMASGL, via the exons ATGTGCGCGCGGCCGCTTCCGGGCCGGACACGTGTGAGCCGCGCCGGGAGCG CAGGAATGCCACCAGGCAAAGGGCAGATGACCCCGCTGCTGCCCGCCCCGAAGGTCTCCGCGCCCACCCTGCAGGGCACCCATGGCCCCACCGCGGGGGGCTGCGCTCAGGCCCCGAAGGGTCCCAGCTCGCCGCAGGGTCGCAGCAAGAAGAAGAGCCGTAAGCACCAGCGGTTCAtggagcgccgggcgctgctggagcagaaggGGCTGCTGAGCCCCCGTGGGCGCCTGGGCAGTCAGAGCCCCGAGGCGGGGCTGGAGGCACTCACCAAGGCAAATGGCACCACGGCACCGCGCTGTGACAAGGTCCCCAAGCCCAAACGGATCGTATCTGCATCCCCGTCTCCATCTGCCTCTCCGGACAGCATAGCCAGGCACCACTCCGTGCTGCTGTCGCAGGGGAATGGCAGCTCCAAGAGGGTGCGGATGTCCTCCCTAGTCCTGCGCCCGGGCAAGTACGTGGCCATCGACTGTGAGATGGTGGGCACCGGTCCTCAGGGCAGGCTGAGTGAGCTGGCACGTTGTTCTGTGGTGAACTACGAGGGGGATGTCATCTATGACAAATATGTCCAGCCCGAGCTCCCCATCGTGGACTACCGGACGCGCTGGAGTGGCATCACCAAGCAGCACATGAAGAATGCAATTCCCTTCAAGACTGCCCAGGCAGAg ATCCTGAAGATCTTGAAAGACAAGATTGTGGTAGGACACGCCATCCACAATGACTTCCAAGCCCTGAAGTACTTCCACCCGAAAGACAGGACTCGAGACACCAGCCAGATCCCTGCCCTGAAGAAGAGGGCAGGGTTGCCCGTCAGAGCCAATGTCTCCCTCAAGAACTTGGCCAGGCACCTGCTCCATAAAAAGATCCAG GTTGGCTGCAGAGGACACTCATCAGTGGAGGACGCTCAGACAGCCATGGAGCTGTACAGACTGGTGGAGGTGCAGTGGGAGAAGGAGCTGGCCCACAGCCTGCCCCCTCGGCCCCCCAGCCCTGTCACAGACCCCACTGCAGACAGCAGCCAGTACCTGGATGACCAGTACTGGCCCACAGACCTGATGGCAAGCGGCCTGTGA